The DNA region TGCTTCATCGATCGGTGGCTTCTCGACCATGGCCTTAACAGGCGCTGTTTTACCGGCGGGAATAGTGACTCCGGAGCAATCAACAACACCGTATTTATCCACCTGGTCATGGGGGACCTCTTCAACCAGGGTTTGGCTGTGACCCGTTTCATTAAAACGCGCCACCATACCGGCCAGATTGTGCTGTTTGAGATTAGCCTCGGCATTATCAATCAACACATCGGGCAGCAGTACGGCAAACGGTTCATCACCTACAACCGGACGTGCGCAAAGAATTGCATGCCCCAAACCTTTTGCTTCCGCTTGACGCACCGAAATCACGGTTAACCCAGGTGGAGTGATTGAGCGCACCTCCGCCAGCAGCGAGCGCTTCAAACGCGCTTCAAGCTGGGCTTCCAACTCGAAGCTGGTATCAAAATGGTTTTCAATAGCATTTTTACTGGCATGCGTTACCAGCACGATCTCCTTAATACCTGCTGCGGCTGCTTCTTCAATAACATATTGAATCAGCGGCTTATCAACTACCGGCAACATTTCTTTGGGAATTGCCTTGGTAGCGGGTAACATGCGCGTACCCAAACCAGCAACAGGAATCACCGCTTTTTTTATTGACATAAAGAATTCCTTGATAAATAAAATTGAACACTGGCAACACACACTTTACCGCATTGGCGATTAATGTCTTAACATGGCAAGCACTTCGGCAGTCTTTTGGTTAACCAACTCAAGATTACCGCGAGACTCTACATTCAGACGAACCACTGGCTCGGTATTGGACATGCGCAAATTAAATCGCCATTCCGCAAACTCCAAACTGATACCGTCTGTTTTATCCACCACCAAGGCATCAGCCACATAATGATCAAGCACTTTCTGAATAGCGGCTTTTGGATCTGTCACATGGCTATTGATTTCACCTGGGGATGGAAACTTGGCGATACGATCCTGTAACAGGAACGACAGTGTCCGGTTTTTACGGCACAGCAACTCTGCCACTAACAACCAGGGAATCATTCCACTATCACAGTAAAAGAAGTCGCGAAAATAATGGTGTGCACTCATCTCACCGCCATAAACCGCATCTTCCTCACGCATACGCTCTTTTATAAAGGCATGACCAGTTTTTGATTGTACTGCGATACCGCCTGCAGCGGTAACAACATCCTGCGTATTCCAGGTCAGGCGTGGGTCATGAATAATCTTGGCACCGGGATTTTTCAACAGGAAGGACTCTGCTAACAAACCCACAATGTAGTAACCCTCAGTGAACTCACCGCGCTCATCAAACAGGAAGCAGCGGTCAAAATCACCATCCCAGGCAATTCCCATATCAGCCTTGTGTGCAATAACGGCTTCACTGGTTGACGCACGATTCTCAACCAGCAAGGGATTGGGAATACCATTAGGGAAAGTACCATTAGGTTCATGGTGAATCTTGATAAATTCAAAAGGCAGGAATTTTTCAATAGCATCAATAACGTGGCCTGCCGCGCCATTACCGGCATTGACAACCAGCTTGAGCGGTCGGAGGTTGGCAACATCAACATAGCCCAACAAATGCTGCACATAGGCATCCAGGGTAGACTGTTGTTGATAATAACCGCGCTCGGTTGTCGCGGGGCCAAATTGATTTTCTTCCGCCAGGTACTTGATTTCATTCAAGCCGGAGTCGCCGCTAATCGGCTGGGAACCAGCGCGCACCAGCTTCATACCGTTGTAATCAATCGGGTTATGGCTTGCTGTTACTTCAATACCCCCATCTGCCTTTAAATGGCTGGTCGCAAAATAAATTTCTTCAGTGCCGGCCATGCCTATATCAACAACATTAACGCCTTCATCACGTAAACCATCACTTAATGCAGACTTGAGTGATGCAGACGTTAAACGCACATCACCGCCGACAACAACATTGCGAGGCTGTAAAAAACGCGCATAAGCGCGTCCGATCCGATAGGCGATATCCTCATTCAGCTCAGTACCCAGCTTGCCGCGAATATCATAGGCTTTGAAACAGGTCAGACTCATATCAGGTTCCGTTCTACATCGATGTTAGTGGAAGCGCCTGGAGTGGCGCGTCTATGCGCTGATCCGATGTCGGTTTTTGG from Cellvibrio japonicus Ueda107 includes:
- the galU gene encoding UTP--glucose-1-phosphate uridylyltransferase GalU yields the protein MSIKKAVIPVAGLGTRMLPATKAIPKEMLPVVDKPLIQYVIEEAAAAGIKEIVLVTHASKNAIENHFDTSFELEAQLEARLKRSLLAEVRSITPPGLTVISVRQAEAKGLGHAILCARPVVGDEPFAVLLPDVLIDNAEANLKQHNLAGMVARFNETGHSQTLVEEVPHDQVDKYGVVDCSGVTIPAGKTAPVKAMVEKPPIDEAPSNMAIVGRYVLSKTTWDLLAKTLPGAGGEIQLTDALDALIQLETIEAYQLVGRSHDCGSKLGYLKAIVTYGARHPDVGPAFSAFLQESR
- a CDS encoding phosphomannomutase/phosphoglucomutase yields the protein MSLTCFKAYDIRGKLGTELNEDIAYRIGRAYARFLQPRNVVVGGDVRLTSASLKSALSDGLRDEGVNVVDIGMAGTEEIYFATSHLKADGGIEVTASHNPIDYNGMKLVRAGSQPISGDSGLNEIKYLAEENQFGPATTERGYYQQQSTLDAYVQHLLGYVDVANLRPLKLVVNAGNGAAGHVIDAIEKFLPFEFIKIHHEPNGTFPNGIPNPLLVENRASTSEAVIAHKADMGIAWDGDFDRCFLFDERGEFTEGYYIVGLLAESFLLKNPGAKIIHDPRLTWNTQDVVTAAGGIAVQSKTGHAFIKERMREEDAVYGGEMSAHHYFRDFFYCDSGMIPWLLVAELLCRKNRTLSFLLQDRIAKFPSPGEINSHVTDPKAAIQKVLDHYVADALVVDKTDGISLEFAEWRFNLRMSNTEPVVRLNVESRGNLELVNQKTAEVLAMLRH